ACGCAGTGCCACAGCTTCAGGACTGCCAGCAAAATATAATTTGCTTGTCAACATTTTTTTAATTTCATTTTTAGCCATAGAAAGATTCCCTGCCCTTTGAGTTTAAAATGTATGCGCTTTCGTCAAGTATTTTAGCATAGCTAAGTTGATTGATGACATGAAAATGTTCGATCAATGAGTGATCAACTTGTTAGTGTGTTTTATTGGTTAAACAAATCTTTGCATTCATTTGATATTAGGGCCGATAGGATATAAGCTGGAAATAGAAGAAAGAAGGACAAGCTTATTACATTTGGCATATACGATATCAAACACAACTGGTTTATCAACGAAAAGAAACAGAGTCCGGAGGCGTCAATCAAATTGTTCGATAGTATCGAACAAGCTTCGGACTTTGCGAATAAATACTATCTGAACAGTCGGCAGACTGCCATGTACAGTATTTATGAGATTAAAGATTGATTGGATATCCGAGAAACGCCCCAATAATGTCGGCGTTTTTTTGTTGCTTTTTTAGAAAACCATCGCGTTCTTCGTAATATTCAATATGGCTGTTTTCCGGAATAGGTTTTCGCAAGTTTTTTTAATTAAAAAGAAACCTTTACTGACTGTGTGTACAGTTTTTGCTGCTAGCTTTGTGGTAACTGCGATCCTATTAACACTATTTTTAAACTACCAGCATGCTGCCACGAATTTACCAATTGATTTAAAAAGCCAGATTAAAGATTTTACTTTTGTTCAAATCCTATTTAAGAATTTAATCGTGGCCTTAATCTTAGTATCGGGATTCTTCCTGATTAAAATTCCGACGATTCTTGTGCTAATTGCGAATGCTGCGGTATTAGCTTTCATCCTGACAGCCAATATTTATACGACTGGCGCCTGGCTTTACTTTATTCTGTTAGTGAGCATCCATGGGGTGGCTGAACTGACGGCTTTGTTTATTGCGGCTAATATTGGTTTTCAGAAAATCAATCTTGCCAAGAAGCAGCAGCGAAAACAACTATTGAATAGGATGCTGCTGGTAGCTGCTTTGCTGGCTTTAGCAGCTTTTCTAGAAACTTGCGTGACCCCACTATTTTGGAGATGACTGATGATCATTGCTTTTGTTAGTTCTTTAAGAGCGGCTTATGCGAATCTTCCCTTCGTTAAAAAGATAACCGCGAGAAAACTTCTATTATATTGTTTTTGCGCATATACAGCTTCTGTTTTCGGCCTCTTTTTTTCTGCATGGGCTTCGTTGAGGCTATCTCCATCATTGCTTCGATGGATCGCCCAACAATATCCTTTGCTAAAAAACGTTTTTACCGAGCCGGTGATTGCTGTTTTTCTCGTTATGCTGGTCAATTTCGTTGTCTTTGTGCCGGATATGCGATCAGTTGCGGCTGCTACTCAAAAGCAGCCATTACTCGCTATGCTGGCCCGTGATAGTTCTTATCGTTGGCGAGTGGCTGCTGGTTTTTTCGCTCAGACCTTTTTTAAGATTATTCGAATACCAATTGTCATGACAAGCTTAGTTTTGTTCTTGACTAGCGGATTCATGATTCGCCTAGCTGCGATTACCATGTTGATTATCACTGCGACTGCAGCCTTATCTATTTTTCTGCAACGTATTGAATCAAAACGCCGCCCACTGTTATGGCTGAATCCACTAGCTTTTGTCACAGCTTTTCTCATAGCCATTCCGATGAAAGATTGCATTCAGGAAGCGTTGTCTGAATTGCTCATAAAAAAATCTATTGGAACTATACACTTTCATTTGAATGCCTTTCTTTTAGATTGGCACAGTGGATTGTTATTTGGTTTATCTTGCCTGATGTTTTTTCTGCCAGCATGTTTAGCTAAACCCGCTCGGCATTTTTCTTACATGAAAGATTTTAAAAGCAGCATCGCGAAAAAGTCTTTGTCAGATGCGTTCACAGCTGCAACGCCTATTTTCTATTTATTGTCAGGATTTGGATTGTCCACACTTGGTCAGATTACTGAAATGAAAGTTGCTCTTGGCATTGCTTTTATGCTGCTGATATATCCAGCTGTTTTCTTAATGCCCAGCATCCTGCAGCGTTTCCCGGAATTTTTTGAAATCAAATACCATTTGGATTTCTTCATTTGGCGAAAAAATTATGCCTTACTGATTCAAAATATGCTGGTCGCGATCTCTCTCTATTTGGCCCTGCGTTTAGCGCCGTTTTATCTGCTCATCATATGCCTAGCTGCTTTGGGCGGCTGGCTGGCTGCTGCCATGCCGCTAGTATTACTGACCTTTTCGCTGCTGCTTTTATTGACGATGGCTCTCCAACTAGCTGGGCTAACTAGCTGCTCTGTGGGCATCCACAGTGCTTTTGATATTCAACGACAGAAAACGGTCTTAGCTGTCCGCAACATGATTGAAGCCATTATGTGGATTGTCTGGCTGCCTTTGTCATCACTGCCGATAGTTGCTTTTATGTACTATGATGTCTCTTTTCTGACGTATTCTGGTCTGTCGACTCTGTTTATCGTTATCAATGCAGCAGCTATGAGTTTCATGATCGCCATCAGCATCCGGCAAAGCCAAGAAAGGAAAAGTGTTTTATATGCCTAATATTTGTATTCAAAATATGTCTTTTGCCTATGAGGATGCGGCGGTTATTAAAAACTTGGATCTAAATTTTGATTATGGCCAAGCTTATCGTGTCGCCGGTCCCAACGGTGTTGGGAAAACCACTTTATTAAAATTGATTCATGAAGATTTACACCCTGATAGCGGGTCGGTAAAGATACAAAGTCACGCAAATGACAACCTTTTTTTGAGTGATCAGAATACGCTTGATCCCCATTTATCTTTTAATGACCATCTATCTTTTTTGAAGTCTGTCAAGCAGTTGAGATGTCATGAAGCTTTTTTGACTCAACTGATTGAGCAATTGCATATGCTGCCATACCTGGGCACTGTGACTGCCGATCTATCTCTGGGAACGAAAAAGAAACTCTTGTTTATGCTGTCCTTGGCCCAAAAACCGAGAACTTTAATTCTGGATGAATTTTTCTCTGGCATTGACTCAGCTGGTATGCAAGTCATTTGCGGCTATTTAAATGCTTTTGTTGAGGAAGACAATACTTTGTTATTCGTGACGCATGCCAATGAAAAACTGGGACGTTTACACTACAAGACAATATCTTTTTAGCGACAAAAAATATCAGAATAGATACATTTTATTTAATTAATTTTTTTATAAAATCTTGTCTTAACATAATGTGTTAAAATACACAAAAGCCTTGGATCTTTGACTGATCTGATGTTATTGTGTCAGGAGACCCAAATGTTAGGGAAGTTTTTATCTTTTTCAAAGAAATATTCACTGTTATTACTATTTTTAATTCCGATTGCTTCTTTTGTAGAAATATCTGTCGCTTCGATTCTGTAATTATTGACAGATGCTGCTAACGGCAGGGCACATATCACTTATGGTTTATTGGTTCTGCTGGTATTGGCTTATATCGTTGTCGATGCACTCTTTTATTTTTTTAGTTCTTATTTCAGGGAGAAATGGTTGAATTTGACCGCTGCTGCTGTCAGAGCTAGTCTTATGCACAAATATTTATCTGAGCAGCAAGCGCTGGCTTCAAGTCGTGATGACAATAAATCCAGTTCTTTTAATCAATTAACTAATAATATGGCTGTGCTGCAAGACGATTATTTGCGTGCAACTGTGTCCATCTATGCTGAACTGTGTCAATTTATCATTGCCATGGTCATTTCACTTTTTATCCAGCCCATGCTCTGTTTGGTCGTCCTGGTGTTGTGCTTGCCCGGCCTATTTATTCCGCTTTTAAATCAAAAATTGTTGAAAGCTTCGAAAAAAGATGTCCTTGCTTCCTCGGAAAAATACACACAGATTTTGCGGAATATCTTAGATGGCTTAAGAACGATTCAGCTTTTTAATGTCGATCGCATTATGCGTCATCTTTTTGACCGCCAGAATCAAGATTGGTTGACCAAACAAAATAAAGATCAGAAAAATCGAAAACTAATTGGCAGTTTATCGCAGCTGCTTGATAATTTTCTCTATCTCGGTACTTGGGTTGGCGGGATTTATTTCGTCATGAATAAATCAATCTCATTGGGTCAGTTAGTGGCTTTTTCGCAGTTGATGATTTTTATCGCTGAACCGCTGCAGTCGGCATCGGGGCTCATGGCTGACTATGTGGGAGGTCAAGAAGCAGCCAAAAAGATTCAAGCTAATTTAGCCTTGCAGCAAAAAAATCCAGTCGGTCAAACAATTAATAAATTAAAGTCAATCGCCTATCAAGATATTGTTTATACAAAGAAGGATCAGACAATTCTTCGTCACATTAATTTCAAATTTGAGACTGACAAGCATTACTTGATTGTCGGCAAGACGGGTTCCGGCAAGACAAGCTTCATGAATCTGCCTTTGCTGGATAAAAACGGCTATACAGGTAAAATTCTGATTAATGGCCATGACCAAAAAAATATTGATCTGGCAAGTCTGCGTGCTCGCTTAGGTGTCGCTGAACAAAGTGGTGCAATTTTCTCGGCCAGTTTTCAAGATAATCTCAGTCTATTCAGGCAAAAATTTTCAAAGAGTCAGCTTCAATCAGCCCTAGCGCAAGCTCAATTAAGCAATTATGCCAATGGCGAAGCCTTCGCCAAACAGTTATCTAGTTCTGGACACGAATTATCCGGTGGTGAAGCTAAACGTTTATTTATTGCCCGAACGCTGTTGGGTCATTTTGACTATCTTCTTTTCGACGAACCTGCTAGCGGATTGGACCCGCATACAGCACAGGCGATTGAAGAGATGCTCATGCAGCTGGATTCAGGCTGGACCGTCATTACGCATCACTACAATGAGGCCTTATTTACCTTTGCCGATCAGATTTTAGTCATGGCCGATGGCGAAATTGCTGCTAACGGACCGTTACAGGATCCGACGATTCAAGCATCTTTGATGAAACTGAATTTGTTAAAACCCTAAAGCATCTGTATGCATCTGACGTCATGCGAATTGTGACAAAATTAGTCAAATTTCACATTGTTTACTTTGTAACAAAGTCCGAGTAAAATATTTTGTGGATACGGAGGTATTTAATATGACAGAT
The Oenococcus kitaharae DSM 17330 DNA segment above includes these coding regions:
- a CDS encoding ABC transporter transmembrane domain-containing protein encodes the protein MTDAANGRAHITYGLLVLLVLAYIVVDALFYFFSSYFREKWLNLTAAAVRASLMHKYLSEQQALASSRDDNKSSSFNQLTNNMAVLQDDYLRATVSIYAELCQFIIAMVISLFIQPMLCLVVLVLCLPGLFIPLLNQKLLKASKKDVLASSEKYTQILRNILDGLRTIQLFNVDRIMRHLFDRQNQDWLTKQNKDQKNRKLIGSLSQLLDNFLYLGTWVGGIYFVMNKSISLGQLVAFSQLMIFIAEPLQSASGLMADYVGGQEAAKKIQANLALQQKNPVGQTINKLKSIAYQDIVYTKKDQTILRHINFKFETDKHYLIVGKTGSGKTSFMNLPLLDKNGYTGKILINGHDQKNIDLASLRARLGVAEQSGAIFSASFQDNLSLFRQKFSKSQLQSALAQAQLSNYANGEAFAKQLSSSGHELSGGEAKRLFIARTLLGHFDYLLFDEPASGLDPHTAQAIEEMLMQLDSGWTVITHHYNEALFTFADQILVMADGEIAANGPLQDPTIQASLMKLNLLKP
- a CDS encoding ABC transporter ATP-binding protein, which encodes MPNICIQNMSFAYEDAAVIKNLDLNFDYGQAYRVAGPNGVGKTTLLKLIHEDLHPDSGSVKIQSHANDNLFLSDQNTLDPHLSFNDHLSFLKSVKQLRCHEAFLTQLIEQLHMLPYLGTVTADLSLGTKKKLLFMLSLAQKPRTLILDEFFSGIDSAGMQVICGYLNAFVEEDNTLLFVTHANEKLGRLHYKTISF
- a CDS encoding stage II sporulation protein M produces the protein MAVFRNRFSQVFLIKKKPLLTVCTVFAASFVVTAILLTLFLNYQHAATNLPIDLKSQIKDFTFVQILFKNLIVALILVSGFFLIKIPTILVLIANAAVLAFILTANIYTTGAWLYFILLVSIHGVAELTALFIAANIGFQKINLAKKQQRKQLLNRMLLVAALLALAAFLETCVTPLFWR